In Podospora pseudopauciseta strain CBS 411.78 chromosome 2 map unlocalized CBS411.78m_2, whole genome shotgun sequence, the genomic stretch CCCTGGGCCTTCATTTCTTcgtccctcttcctcgcttcatcttcctcgcgTATCTTCTTTTCAAAAGCTTCCCTGTCCTCCCGCGTACGATACAGGATGCGGTCGCACCAACTTGGAGGGCGTTGCTTTTCGCTAGAGTCGAAGAGGGCGACAGTGCCGACGTCATACTTATAGGATGGTAGGAACCTGATCGGACCCTCCCGCCAGCCTTCATGGAACACTTTGCGGTCCTTCATCAGCCGTCTAAGCTGGTCGTGGGGCAGTAAGGAGGTGATTGTTGTTTGAAGCGAAGCAGGGTCTTCGCTTGGATCTAATGGGAACTCGTCAGGATCGGGAAGGTCGAAAGAATCGTCGTCAGCATTGTTTTCGCCAGACTTCTTCGAGTCCTGTCCGATAGTTTCCTTCCCGGCTGTGTTGGTCTGGTCCTCATCTTTCGCATCCTCGCTACTGTCAGAAAGGTGCTGCACAACTACTCCTTCGCCTTCCAACGAGTCCTCGCGACGTAGGTTTTTCTTGGAAACATCATATTCTCCCTGGGTATGTAGCATCAACAGGCGGCGAATATCGTCACCGGGTAGATGGTCCAACCGAGAGTTGAGGTCTCCAAACCAAAATGCAAAATCCTCATCTCCaatcttccccttctctgCCTCGGTGATGCCACCAACAGCAATTGGTTCGAAGCGCGCATATTGAAGGACCTGTTGTACCTGCCAGATTCGTCGCTCGATGTAAGAGCTTTCAACCCCGCTAGCAAGATGACAGTTGACAAACAACAAGTTGGTGGCCTCGCCGAGAACAATGCGTGCGCACACTGCTCCTTTGTTGCCGAGGTATCCAAGCGCTCCAGTCGCAACACTAGTAGTGCTAACATTGCTAACAGTGGGAGCAACCTCGGGGGAAGCGTAGACCAAGAGTAGCATGGCCGCAAGCTGTTCCGTGGCGATGAGCTGGTACCCATCTGGTAAGGCAGCCCCCAAAGCAGCTTTCCACTTGTCCGCGGGGGTACTGTCTGGCGCATAGATCCATGTCATGTACTGAGAGGGCGCCGTAAGCTCGTTGATCTCCTGAAGTCCGAGGACATAGAGATCAATCTTTTCATGTCCGTCGCCATTCTTGGGGTTCTTGTTCGTCTCCGTTTGTGTAGCATCCAGCCCCTCTCCGTCCACAAACCACCTGGCAAGATCCTTATCCGTGCCTGGGCATGCGGCCACGTTCCATGTTCCGATCTTGATTCGTACCCGCCGGCGACGTGTGTATTCTGACCGACGAGCGTATACTGCTCTCGACAAGGAGTGCGGGTTGGTGGAAGTGAGGTCGACGGGTTCGGATGTTGTGGAATCAGCACGGGCAGCTGGCTCGGCATCCGAGGGCTCCATCGAGAAGGCCAGGTGAGTGTCTCGAGGGGAAACCGTCTGTCAGTTCAGGCGTACAAAACCACGGAGGTACGTGGATCAATCGACCTCTCTGTTGCTAAATCGCAGGTCGAGGTACAGGCGCAGTTTGGCTGGCTCACGCATGGAGATTAAGTTTCGAGGGTCTTTAATGACATTCAAGGGTCGAATGCGGGGTGGTTATATATATGGGCGACACAGAAGCTCACGGGACAAGCTAGCCCAGCAACGAAACACAAATTTCTATGGGCGCATGGTATGGGCTTCGGAGAAAATATGTCTCAAAGTTGTGTATAGGCGGGAAGTCGTCAAGGTACTCTAGGTAGGCAAGTAGATGAATAACATGGAACAAAAGACAACACCGGGATCAAAGGCCAGCTCCAGGCAGTTCAGGGACAAGTTGCTGGTTGGTGGGGCAGTGACGCATTCAGGATGGTTGCATGGCCaaaaaaccccaaccctgGAGAGACATTGCCGCGCCAAGAGCCCCACAGCGGGGATACAAGCTTCAGCTTCGGGCGACCAGCCACATTCCCAGATACAACgagcccatcatcaccaacctgaCGCACTGGTCCTTCTTGCGGCCAACACCCTGTCCGGCTTGATTGCTGGTCACGCCTACcatattatactataaagaGCATCTTCTCTTGCTCTTTCTCGTGTAACTCAGACAACCCCAGTGTTCGCGACTGTCCTTCGTCCGATCTTGACACCCGTCGTCCGATCCTGTACGTTCCCGAGGCCCGCGGTGGCACCTGCATTGCCCACCTTCGAATTTGTACGAGTTTTGTGTTTGCAGTCTTCCGATATGAGCAAGGCTACACCCCGAAAGGCGCGTCACCGCCAGCACCCAAGCAACAGTGGTCCCCGACAGCAAGTCCATGCCTCCGACTACGAATCCGACACAGCATACTACATGGAGAATCGCAACATGGCTCCCCAAGCCCCGTCTAAGACACGGTCCGATATGGAGGTCAACCTGACAGTCCTCCGCCGATATGACCCTACAATCAAGTCGGTGCTCGCCATCGCTGCCAACGCTGTCATCTACACCATCGGACAGGCCTCTGCTGGGTGGGAGAAACACGGAGTCGAAGGAACACTGTTCGTTTGCGAGCAAGAACCCCGTGCCGATTCTAGTGGCCAACATCTGCCACAATActgcatcttcatcctcaaccGCCGGGGTATGAACAACTTTGTCGTCGACCTCGCAAGGATTAGCAACTGTGAGGTCGTGGAGGAGCTCATTGTCTTTCAGCTGGAGGATGGCTATACGATCGATAGCAACGAGACGGAAGAAGGCGCCCAAAAAGCTATTGGCATCTGGATGCACGAGGACGAGACTCGACCACGGAGCGCGAACTTTACTACCATCATGGGCGCCTGGCAGGAGGCTCGCACTGCCGGCTCGGCTTATTTGCCCACCGACGATGAAGGCCAGGGCGCTCCGGTCGCGGTGGCCGAGACACCAGCGCCACAGAATGTTGGGTTTGTTCCTGGGCAACAGATCAATATCAACGACCTGTTTGGGAATAAGTGAAGGGTATGGATAGGCATTCTGCCTAGGCTGGGTCTGGGGCATTAGAAGCGTGGGGGCTTTAGATGCTGCTACAGCGATCTGGCATGGATTATGGAAACACATGCATGGTTAGGCGTTCAGGTCATACGGTATACAGGACGGTAGCGACTATCAATACGGATATCATATTGGGCACGGTGCGGTTACCGTGTCATGTGGCCTTTTGACACTGTGCATTGCTTCACGGACTTGGCCTTCCACACTTCTTGGCCGTTCATGCTTTCTTTCCCCAAACATCTACAGCGCCACAAAAGCTATTCATTTCCAGCAAGACAATTCTTGATTCTTCACATGATGCCGAATAAGTCTGATGATATACACGACGACGACTccgacctcctcaaacctTACGTCGAAACAGAGTTGGTCAATGCCGATTTATTTGGAGAGTGGCTTCAACAAGAACTCGGCGATGGGAAAGATCACCAGGGCATCATCTCAAAGGTAGCAGCGGCGCTCGGTGTATTTAAGAATACACTACAGTCGCTTTCTCTCGAGAGTACCCTGCCAAATCCCAGGTTATGGAACATGCAAGTCGATGCAGTCAATGGTAACGATTTGAAGGTCATCTTTTCTATACCAGGGTCGGAGGAGAAGATCGAAGTTGTTGCCAAGGATCAAGACGAACTGCAGTTTCTCAAAGGCGTAAGTAAAACTTTGCCTCTTCATGCAACGCCGTCTAACACTCTACATTAGGACAAGTGTCTCGGATACATGTCTAAAGTGGTTAGTTCATCTGGCTCGAATAAACGATGGCGAAGCTGGTGATATTGACAACTACAGTGGCATGGACTTGCTCAATCGCTCGATAGACTGACCATTTACGCACAAAAATGCAAGGAACTGAAGGCCCAAGAAGCGGAATTGATGTACAGTTTTCCAACGGCACCATGTTTTGAACCTTCAAGCTCATATCAAACAGGCACCCTGCAGAAGCTACAGTGCGGAAGCACATCAACCTGCTCAAGGAGTACAACGACATGAAAGACATTGGACAGCAAGTCATCGGCCTTATCGCAGAAAACAAGGGCGTTCAAATCGGGAAGCTCTACGAGCATGGGGACTACGGGGTCACGGCGGACGACTGAAGCAGCAACAATGGCCAATGTCTCTTgattccccacccccaatcTTCGACTTCTATCTTATGTACAAGCCACAAATGCGTTGCCACTGGCCCCGGTATGAGTGATCAACTTGTCGAACGCTCCGTTGCTGTCGAAAATAACTCTGTCCGGGCCGGGAGATCCACCGGTGTACACGGCGTACGTCTTCATGATGGGATACTCATACCATGGTGCAGGGGTGGGGAAGTTGAAGCCCTCGTAGTTGTTGTACCGGTGGGGATAGCTGTCTGTTGACTGGTTAGTACTGTCTGTTACGACTTGACCAGCACAACTGACTGATGTTTTGCCCAGCAAGGCGGAGAGTGTGTCCCTTGTTGCGGGCAGCAGTGATGTGGGACGTCTGGTAGCAAACAGTGCCGCAAGTGTAGGCACAGGCTCTCTCTTCAAGCACAGGGGCAGCCTCTACCTCGGTCGAGACCGGTGCAGCAGACACGGCGACCACCGAGAGAATGGTAacgagggcggagaggaacTGAAATAATTAGTCTCAACAGGAAGGATGCTGGGTGTCCAGTGACTATTT encodes the following:
- a CDS encoding uncharacterized protein (COG:S; EggNog:ENOG503P5NF), whose amino-acid sequence is MVQFLSALVTILSVVAVSAAPVSTEVEAAPVLEERACAYTCGTVCYQTSHITAARNKGHTLRLAGQNINSYPHRYNNYEGFNFPTPAPWYEYPIMKTYAVYTGGSPGPDRVIFDSNGAFDKLITHTGASGNAFVACT
- a CDS encoding uncharacterized protein (COG:A; COG:K; EggNog:ENOG503P5A8) is translated as MSKATPRKARHRQHPSNSGPRQQVHASDYESDTAYYMENRNMAPQAPSKTRSDMEVNLTVLRRYDPTIKSVLAIAANAVIYTIGQASAGWEKHGVEGTLFVCEQEPRADSSGQHLPQYCIFILNRRGMNNFVVDLARISNCEVVEELIVFQLEDGYTIDSNETEEGAQKAIGIWMHEDETRPRSANFTTIMGAWQEARTAGSAYLPTDDEGQGAPVAVAETPAPQNVGFVPGQQININDLFGNK
- a CDS encoding uncharacterized protein (COG:S; EggNog:ENOG503Q6YF), producing MWPFDTVHCFTDLAFHTSWPFMLSFPKHLQRHKSYSFPARQFLILHMMPNKSDDIHDDDSDLLKPYVETELVNADLFGEWLQQELGDGKDHQGIISKVAAALGVFKNTLQSLSLESTLPNPRLWNMQVDAVNGNDLKVIFSIPGSEEKIEVVAKDQDELQFLKGDKCLGYMSKVWHGLAQSLDRLTIYAQKCKELKAQEAELMHPAEATVRKHINLLKEYNDMKDIGQQVIGLIAENKGVQIGKLYEHGDYGVTADD